A single genomic interval of Chrysemys picta bellii isolate R12L10 chromosome 8, ASM1138683v2, whole genome shotgun sequence harbors:
- the SPRY4 gene encoding protein sprouty homolog 4: MEPRIPHNITVVPNSVMGQPLLDSRIPYGRLQHPLTILPIDQMKTTHIENDYTDNPSLAQVAAQKRPRGHHEPALISQHLQRCEQDVTHPWISFSGRPSSISSSSSTSSDQRLLDHMAPAPVVDQSSPRAVRIQPKVINCKPMDLKGPMSQELDKHFLLCEACGKCKCKECALPRTLPSCWVCNQECLCSAQNLVNYSTCMCLVKGVFYHCTNEDDEGSCADHPCSCSQSNCCARWSFMGALSLVLPCLLCYLPATGCVKLSQRCYDQVSRPGCRCKNTNSVICKVALDGKASRPEKPF, translated from the coding sequence ATGGAACCCCGGATTCCCCACAACATAACTGTGGTCCCAAACTCCGTCATGGGACAGCCGTTACTGGACAGTCGGATCCCCTATGGGAGGCTGCAGCATCCGCTCACCATCCTGCCTATTGACCAGATGAAGACTACTCACATTGAGAATGACTACACCGACAATCCCAGCCTCGCCCAGGTGGCAGCACAGAAGCGCCCCCGAGGCCACCATGAACCCGCGCTGATCAGCCAGCACCTGCAGAGATGTGAGCAGGATGTCACCCACCCCTGGATCTCTTTCAGTGGGCGGCCCAGctccatcagcagcagcagcagcacgtctTCTGACCAAAGGCTCTTGGATCACATGGCGCCGGCCCCCGTGGTGGATCAGTCCTCCCCGAGAGCAGTCCGGATACAGCCCAAGGTGATTAATTGCAAACCCATGGATCTGAAGGGACCCATGTCTCAGGAGCTTGACAAGCACTTTTTACTGTGTGAAGCCTGTGGGAAATGCAAGTGCAAGGAGTGTGCCTTGCCGAGGACTTTGCCTTCTTGCTGGGTATGCAACCAGGAGTGTCTCTGCTCCGCACAGAACCTGGTCAATTACTCCACGTGCATGTGTCTGGTGAAGGGAGTCTTCTACCACTGCACTAATGAGGATGACGAGGGTTCCTGTGCAGAccacccctgctcctgctcccaatcGAACTGCTGTGCCCGCTGGTCTTTCATGGGTGCCCTCTCTCTGGTCTTGCCTTGCTTGCTGTGCTACCTGCCAGCCACTGGCTGCGTGAAACTATCCCAGAGATGCTATGACCAAGTGAGCCGGCCCGGATGTAGATGTAAAAACACAAACAGTGTCATCTGCAAGGTGGCACTGGATGGCAAAGCAAGCAGGCCAGAAAAGCCTTTCTGA